A segment of the Nitrosospira briensis C-128 genome:
TGCGCTAATTTTTCAGTACGGCCTAATCCTGAAATAACTAGACCATTATTAACTAATATTCCGTATCTTTTATCAAAAATAATTTCAGTCGAGATACAGGGCTGACCTGCTAGACGTTAGAGCACGGGCGATATGTGGCTATTTTCTTGGAAGAAAAAGAAGTTTTGCATGCGTTTCGCATGCAAAACCAGAGATTCATTATCTTTTTCCTGTGCTCACAACTCGTCGCGTCGCGGACAGTTCTTCGGCCTGGTGTAGTCGAAGTCTGAAGGCACGTCTAATTGAATGTTGTTGTAATATCCTACTGTTGACACTGCCGGCGACAGGCACATGTGGGAGATTATGGTTTCAACTTTACTCGTGCTTTCGCTGGTATAAATAATCTTGATTTGACCGCCTGGGCGGATGACCCGTTCAATTTCGCTTATCACGATTGGCGCGTTATTGATCAGGATGGTGTCAGCAAACTTATCCACGAAAGGCATGGTCTGAACAAAACCGAAGACCAGATTGGGTATCGGTTTCTTTGTGTCGCCATACGTAGTGCGATTCAAGCTGCAATTCAGATTGATTGCCTGGTCGTTGCCCCATTCCCGCCCGTCTTCGTCGATATAACGTCCTTCGCCGCCGATATCGATGGTCACCGACTTGTCGGCGATGGGTAAGCCAAGGACCACGCGCGATACCTTGCGTCCTCCGTAAGGATCGTAGGGGATATCGAAGCAATACATGGTCTTCCCTTGTTGAAGCCCTGAGGGAGCGCCCAGCTTAGCCATGACCTTGGTCATTTTGCAATTGATATCGCAGCTCCCGGCAGGCACGCTGCAAATGCCGCCGCTAGGCATCAACCCTTCTATGCAGGTATCAGGGCAGGATTCATATGGATAAACAACGATGGCCCAACCGGCTTTGATTGTGCAGTCTTGTTTTCCACAAATGCGCTGGCCCGACTGGCCGCATTGTGCCTTTCCCATCTCGGTGGCGAAGGCGGATGCGAGTGTGAGCGGTTCTGCACCCTGCATCCACATAACACAAGCAACTGCCAGCATAGCGAGACTGTATGTGAATCCAAGAATTTTATTTTTCATGTTGTGAAATCCATGTCAGTTTCAATTTTTGGTCAGCATCCGCCTGGGAATACACGCCCATTGCCGCCCGGAGTTCCGGTTCCACCAACGGTGAGGGAATTGTCGGCATTGAGGGTTAGATTGATTATTCCATCGCCATTATAACCAAAGCCCCATTTCAGCCCGGCATACTCTATTTTTGCGGCCCACGGAAATCCAGGGCAAGATGTGCCGTCCTCATAAATGACGACTACGCCGCTTTTTGGTACTCCGATAGCCATTTTGAAGCCATTGCGACCGAGACCGGCACGCGTGATCGATTTGCCGGCATCGACAATTGACGATACCGTTATCGCATTGCCTGTGTTGTTAATGACATTATTCAAATAATAGTTTGCGTAGACAGGCGCAGGAGAAGTAATCAGAGCGACGGCAGCAGCAGCGATTTTATGCGAGTGTTTCATAAATTTTCCTCTTGGATACATGGTGGCTTCAAGGTGAAGATGTGACGAGGTAAGTCTTTTATGATCAATACTGATATCGACATCTTCCGATTGATCAGAAGCTAAAGCGGAAGGTCAAAAAGACTTAACGGTCCATAAAGATAAAAAAATAATTTCTTTTCCTTCACGTATATTCGTGGGAACTTCGCGCAAGGGAAGATAGCTGGGCCGCCATGGGTGGCGCCGTAACCACCTAAACCCCTACGATCAATAGTAAGTTAACGGTCAGTCTGCGGTAAAATCCGGGGAAAACACCCTATTCGTTGCCTGGAATGCGGCGCCGCTGATTCACTAACAGCGATAATCTCTATTTAGCTGCCAATCCAGAGAGCCATCACATTTAAAATCGCAGGCGCGGGAAACTTCGGCTCTTTTTCGAGGTGGATGGTTCAGGTGCTGCGCGGGCAACGTCCAACACAGCTGACCGCCTGTCCTCGGGTTTGCACCATTATTCCTGGGAACAATAACAATACTCATGTCACCCATCTGGATTGTCATCCTGCCATTTGCGGGCAGCCTCTGTGCGGCGGTCCTGCCATCTCACGCACGTAATGCGGCGGTTTGGCTCGCAGGTGCGGTTGCGCTGGCTTGTGTCACGCTGACGTTTCAGCTCTACCCGCAGGTAGTCAGCGAGGGCGTGGTGCGCACGGTCTTGCCTTGGGTGCCGGAACTGGGCCTGGATTTTACGTTTCGCGTAGATGGTTTCGCCTGGCTGTTTGCCATGCTGGTGTCCGTGATGGGGGCGCTGGTCATACTGTATGCGCGCTATTACATGGCGGCACAAGATCCCGTGCCGCGCTTCTTCGCGTTCTTTCTGGCTTTCATGGGCGCCATGCTCGGGGTTGTGCTCTCGGGTAATCTCATTCAGCTCGTGGTTTTCTGGGAGCTGACCAGCCTGACGTCGTTCATGCTCATCGCTTACTGGTACCACCGGGTGGATGCGCGCCGTGGTGCCCGCATGGCGCTCACCGTGACGGCGGCCGGCGGCTTATGCCTGCTTGCGGGCATGCTGATACTGGGGCATATCGTCGGCAGCTATGACCTGGATGTCGTGCTGGCTTCAGGCGACATCATTCGCGCGGATGTATGGTATCTGCCGGCGCTGGTCCTGGTCGCATTGGGCGCACTCACCAAAAGCGCCCAGTTTCCGTTTCATTTCTGGCTGCCGCATGCGATGGCGGCGCCGACGCCGGTATCGGTTTACCTTCATTCGGCGACCATGGTCAAGGCAGGGGTATTTCTGCTGGTGCGGCTATGGCCCGTGCTTGCCGGTACGCAAGCCTGGTTCTGGATCATTGGCACCTCGGGTCTCATTACGCTTGTGTTGGGCGCCTATGCAGCGATCTTCCAGCGGGACATGAAGGGTGTGCTGGCGTATTCGACCATCAGCCATCTGGGGCTGATCACGCTGTTGCTCGGACTGAACAGCTCGCTGGCATTGATCGCAGCTATTTTTCACATCATGAATCATGCGACGTTCAAGGCGTCGCTATTCATGGCAGCCGGCATGGTCGACCACGAGACCGGCACGCGAGACCTTACGCGACTGAGCGGGTTGTATCGCGCCATGCCCATCACCGCGACGCTGGCCATGGTTGCGGCGGCATCGATGGCGGGTGTCCCGCTGCTCAATGGTTTCCTTTCAAAAGAAATGTTCTTCGCGGAAACGATGTTTGTCAGCGGCCACGCGGTCACGCGTATTGGCTTGCCCGTGCTGGCTGTGATCTGGGGAATATTCAGTGTTGCATATTCGTTGCGTTTTATCTTGCAGGTATTTTTCGGGCCGCCTGCACAGGATTTACCGAGAAAGCCGCACGAGCCGCCACGCTGGATGCTGCTACCCAGCGCGCTGCTGGTACTGGCTTGCCTGGTGGTAGGCATGTTTCCAGCCGCGACCATGGGACCCTTTCTGGATACGGCGGCCCGCTCGGTGTTGGGGGCATACATGCCGTCTTATAGCCTGGTGGTCTGG
Coding sequences within it:
- a CDS encoding monovalent cation/H+ antiporter subunit A, whose amino-acid sequence is MSPIWIVILPFAGSLCAAVLPSHARNAAVWLAGAVALACVTLTFQLYPQVVSEGVVRTVLPWVPELGLDFTFRVDGFAWLFAMLVSVMGALVILYARYYMAAQDPVPRFFAFFLAFMGAMLGVVLSGNLIQLVVFWELTSLTSFMLIAYWYHRVDARRGARMALTVTAAGGLCLLAGMLILGHIVGSYDLDVVLASGDIIRADVWYLPALVLVALGALTKSAQFPFHFWLPHAMAAPTPVSVYLHSATMVKAGVFLLVRLWPVLAGTQAWFWIIGTSGLITLVLGAYAAIFQRDMKGVLAYSTISHLGLITLLLGLNSSLALIAAIFHIMNHATFKASLFMAAGMVDHETGTRDLTRLSGLYRAMPITATLAMVAAASMAGVPLLNGFLSKEMFFAETMFVSGHAVTRIGLPVLAVIWGIFSVAYSLRFILQVFFGPPAQDLPRKPHEPPRWMLLPSALLVLACLVVGMFPAATMGPFLDTAARSVLGAYMPSYSLVVWHGLNLPLVMSLVAMVVGTGLYLALGKYQQGAAVVPLINRFDGRRLFEFAIQKLDALAAWLMRWLSTERLQVQLLLLICAVFAIALVPLHKGLPAGNMAGSAFQPAFALMWLVGAACAVGAATQAKYHRLAALSLAGGAGLATAMTFVWFSAPDLALTQLVVEVVTVVLILLGLRWLPPRYAWIDDALDSFGARVRARSRRLRDLALASIAGVSLAMLSYAVLTRQAGKGISHFFIENSLPLGGGANVINVILVDFRGFDTLGEITVVGIVALTVFALLRRFRPAPESMEPPQQQREQDAHAGMAAPDPHAPLPPGPMMVPGTLVQLLLPVAGMVSVFFLLRGHNEPGGGFVGGLIMATAIILQYLVGGTAWAESRTRIRPQYWIGAGLLCAAGAGISAWVAARPFLSALAWHETLPVIGEVHLSTVLLFDLGVYFLVIGSTVLILVALAHQSLRAHRKSAAQARPETATGSVAALPAQAGPEG